ATTGTCACCCTCTGTCACCCCGTTCCTTGCGCCCCGTTCCTTGCGTCCCCACTGCGGTGTCACTGGGGCACAACTGAGGGTTTCCTGAAGAGCCAAGCGAGCAAAAATCAGTCTCGCCAGCCACAAACGAGCAGAAATCCTTTATCCCGGGGCGTCGGAGGGtctggggatggggacgtgCCGAGCTTCCAGCCCTTCTGTGGAGGGAGAAACCCCAGCAGAGGCTCCCCAAGGTCCCCTGAGACACGGGGAGGTTTGGGGAGCTGGAAGgagccacccccagcaccccagagCCCCCGTTtcacccccagcagctcccataGGGGATGTGGAGGTGGTGAGGGTCCCACACACCCCTCTCCCCTCACCCCATGGGTGCCTGCTCAGGAAGCCTTGGGCAGCATCTCCCTCTGGTGGCCGAGGGACAAGGAGCTTCGTTCCCTTCCTGGCTGCTCCGAGGGGTGGTTGCTCGCCCTCTGCTCGCTGCTGCGGGACTTTTGCTGTAGGACGCGGCCCTCCCAACCTCCTCCTGACCCTAAGTGAGTTTTGTGATTAAAGCTAAACCAGATCTGAGGCTGTTCGGGGCAATTCCCAGCGGGTTAAATCCATTTATCACTCATCAGAGCGGCGAGGATGGTGTAAATCCTTCTGTGGACCAGGGCAGGATGGCAAACCGGGGAATGCGTTTTCTTTCCCAACCTCATCTTGCCTGATCCCAAATTTCCACCCtggcaggaggggatgggacagggaggacaaagaaaggggaaaaataaaaccgAGCAGCGCTCAGCCTTGATTTGGGGCTTGCTCTGCCCAGAAGGAGGGGTAAAGCCCGTTAAATTTCTGGTTTAGTGAGAAAAACCTGAGAAGTTTCCTGCTTTGGGCAGCTTTGCAGCCCAGGGGACAGCAGCCAGGTCTCCATGTAGGGCAGATCCGCAGCTCCTACAAGCACTTGCTTGAGGTCACCTTTCCCAACTTTCCCAAATGCCTAAAAGgcaggctgccccagctgcctgtagggttttttttacataaataagTCGAATAAATACCCAAACCCAGACGTTTAAGCTACTCCAGCTGCCGAGGCTCTCCAGAagcaggagatgctccaggagGGGAGGCGATTTCCTCGCCGTGTAGGACCACATCTGCCTGGCAGCAGGGTTTAGGCTCGGCCTTGGGGGTGGAGGTGAAGCACGGTGGCCTCAGCTTGCTCGGGACAGTCCCCTGCTGGGTGTCCTGGACGTGCTGCCACCCCatgggggtcccggggggctctgctgccccGCAGCCACTTGTCCTGCAGAGGGAcgagctgctctgcaggtgctGGCGGGCGCAGGAGCCCAGGATGGGGCTGATGTTCGCCATCCCGAGGGATGaatcctctcctcttcctcctcctcctcctgccaggcagcccGGGGGAGGCCGGGCTTCGTTGTCCCCTTGCAGCAGGGTCGTGGAGGTGGCCGTGGCTGTCACCACACCAGCAGAGGTGATGCCTCTGGCGTTGGCGGTGAAGTAGACGGAGGAAACCTCGTCCAGGACCAcggaggagctgctgggtgggGAGGTGGAAGGTCGAGGAgcaggctcctgccctgctccatccTCCTGCGCTGCTTCATCCCCGACCTCACCTTTGctgcctcctcctttcctcGCCACCCCCAATTTCGCATCCCTCAGATCGGATCCGAGGCGCACGGGAGCGATTTCCCTCGTGGGgaggcacagctctgccccgGGCCGGGCTCTGTCCGCGTACACCTCTCCCATGCCACCATCCCCGAAAGCTGCGTTGATTTGGGACACGTCGCCCGTCTTCAAGGCCAGCCTCACCAGCAGCCAGTGGTGATGGGTTGTCCACGCATCCTCCAAGCACTCTCCAACATGCAGGAGCGAGGAGCCGTTCCCCTTTTCGGGAGCTGTTGTGGTCCCTTCCACCTCCAAGCACTCGCCATCTCCCGAAATTCCCAAACTTTGCCCCGTTTGGGAGCTGCTTCCAGCATCCTGATCGTCACCCGCAGCCGCGGCCCGGCAGGATTTCTCCAGGAAGCCCTCCCAGATCTCCGCGGACTTGGGGTGGAGCAGGCTGTAATAAACCACCAGAGCTGCGGCGCCtgcaaaagagcagaaaagcgTCAAGGGACAAATCCTGGCCGCATTTCGGTGCGGTTGTGGTTGGGCATCGTGCGAGCATGGTGCAAGACTCCTTCACCCCTCATCTCATCCCACTTCTCCTGAATGAGAGACACCAGTGGGTTTCACCCCACTTCCACGTCTCATTTTAAGGTACCCGACCTTCCTCCTGGAGGACCAGCACCAGGACCAGCAGCCTCCCATTCCTGCAGGACATCAGCTCCATGAACACCTCCTGTGAGCACCCGTGCCCCTCTGAAGCTTCAAACCCCCTCCTCCATCACcgtttgcttttaaaagctcACCCAATGCCACTCGGAGCCATCTCTTCCCAAATTTACTCCCTGCCAGGAGGCTGCTCCAAACCTCACCGCTCTGATATTACGCCACCTCCTTACCTCCACCCCAAACTGAGCAATAAAGCTGAGAAATGAAACTCCAGGTGGATTCGGGGATACCCAAATAAATCCAGAAGCTTAAGCTCGAAGACATAAAGCAAATATTCCCCCATGCAACTGAAACTGCAGCTCGTTTGCTCGAGCTGCTCTCCAAACACGCGATCCAGGTGCTAAATTCAGGGGGTTTTACCTAGGGCAGACCCCGACAAGACGGCCCCGGTGACGCCCAGGCTGTGCCTCGCCTCTGCCTGCGGGAACTcggtggccagcagcagcaggagggtgtTTTCCACCAGCATTACctggggagcagaagggagagaaaagtcACTCGGGTCCTTCGGAGGGCTTCAGGGTGCTTCAAACGACGAGCACCAGCTCTAAGTTGAGACgctgctgatttattttgcGCCTACATTGCAAGttcccttcttccccagcctattaagtaagtaaataaataaaatccggtgcttaaaaataaaaataaaagagaatttccacgccccccccccagggtaCTCACCAGGTAAAACACAGCCACCCTGTGCCTGGAGGCCCCCGGCTGGATGTTGATGTAGCAGAAGACGTACACGGCTCCCACCAGGGCATTGAACAGCCTCCAGCGGCACGGCTGGGCCACGATGTCGGTCTGCTGGGCCACCAGCCAGAAGGCCATGAGCAGCCAGCGGATTCCTGCGAGGGGATGGCACCGAGAGGGGCAAAACGGCCCCGGAGGAGCTGGGAGCGGCTCCCCGGATGCCTAAGGGATTGGGGTGAAAAAGCTGAGGAGCGTGGGTCTCACCTGCCACAGCCAAAACCCAGCAGGAATAGAGCCTGGTGAAGAGCACCAGGGCCAGGACGCGGGTCCCCAGCATCCCCGTcctccagagcagcaggcagagcagggctgcggCCGGCAGGCGGACGTGGCCGGGTTTCAGCAGGCAGGAGAAGCGGCTGTAGGACACCAAGGCCCAGGagagggacagcagggacagcccAGCGCTGACACCTgcatggggacaggggaggTCTTGAGGGGGCTCGGAGGACACCCGACCACCTTGAGGACCCCGTCTCTGCTTGAAGGAGCCATCAAGCAGCCATCCAAGCTAGACAGATGCTAGCCGCTGGAGGATTTCAAGCAGCTCATCCCAAGTCTGGTCTCTGCTGCGCGCCGGTGCCTGCCCGAGGCTCCATCTCCGCTCGCTGCGGTTGGACCTGAGCCTGCCACGACTTGGAGACTGACCTTGCACGTGTCCCAGCTTCTCCCTTTGCAAAACAACTGGAAATTCCCCTTTTCTGTGACACAGCCCCCAAGCCCTAAATGCTCAGCACCACACCATGATTTGGCTGGAGCTAGGGAATGGGCGTTGGATCAAAACCCAACCAAGGTATCACGGAGATGCTCCCTACGCTGCAAGAAGTGTCCGTGCCAGCTGGGAAAAGCCATGGTCAGCCCAGAAACTCCTCCAGGCTCAACCACAGCGTGTTTTTAAGCCGTATTTATCCCTGACTGCCTTGCATCAGGGCTTCCTACCCGCTCTGCAGCACAATTCTCCACGCAGAGCCCGCTCTGCGCCCTGCCAGGTGGGAACACGTCACCCACCCAAACTCATCCCCCCTTTTCAACACGAAGCATCCTCCGGGGAGCTCCCTGCTCACCGGGCACAAAGCTGGAGGGCTCCACGGCCACGACGACGTaggcctgcagcaggaggtgaggcAGGGTCTGCAGCAGAGCCTCCAGCAGCCGCAGCACGCAGACGTCcccaagctgcagcagcacctccccggCACCGGCGCTGCCGCTCGCCTTCGCCTCC
The nucleotide sequence above comes from Aythya fuligula isolate bAytFul2 chromosome 3, bAytFul2.pri, whole genome shotgun sequence. Encoded proteins:
- the XKR5 gene encoding XK-related protein 5; amino-acid sequence: MRGGFPGLSLALLAAESAARLGTILHYLLRGQLSCFWLTVACLAPGCVPQLLSTLWFKADGRPPSCGLLILHILQLGLWKRYWDVLRLEAKASGSAGAGEVLLQLGDVCVLRLLEALLQTLPHLLLQAYVVVAVEPSSFVPGVSAGLSLLSLSWALVSYSRFSCLLKPGHVRLPAAALLCLLLWRTGMLGTRVLALVLFTRLYSCWVLAVAGIRWLLMAFWLVAQQTDIVAQPCRWRLFNALVGAVYVFCYINIQPGASRHRVAVFYLVMLVENTLLLLLATEFPQAEARHSLGVTGAVLSGSALGAAALVVYYSLLHPKSAEIWEGFLEKSCRAAAAGDDQDAGSSSQTGQSLGISGDGECLEVEGTTTAPEKGNGSSLLHVGECLEDAWTTHHHWLLVRLALKTGDVSQINAAFGDGGMGEVYADRARPGAELCLPTREIAPVRLGSDLRDAKLGVARKGGGSKGEVGDEAAQEDGAGQEPAPRPSTSPPSSSSVVLDEVSSVYFTANARGITSAGVVTATATSTTLLQGDNEARPPPGCLAGGGGGRGEDSSLGMANISPILGSCARQHLQSSSSLCRTSGCGAAEPPGTPMGWQHVQDTQQGTVPSKLRPPCFTSTPKAEPKPCCQADVVLHGEEIASPPGASPASGEPRQLE